The genomic window GGGCTATGCCGACCCGCAGGTGGCCGCGCGCTACCGCGAGGAGTACGACTACTACCCCAGCCAGTGGATCGAGCCCTACCTGGGCCGCCGGCGCCAGAACGGCTGGAGCCTGTACGGCCTGCTGGGCATCGCCAAGGGCGACAAGGACCGGATGCACGCGCAGCACCGGCGCAACTTCCGCTTCTTCGACGCGCCGGTGGGCCTCATCTTCACCATCCACCGCGCGATGGGGGTGGGCTCGCTGCTGGACTACGGCATGTTCATGCAGAACATCATGGTGGCCGCGCGCGCCCGCGGCCTGCACACCTGCCCGCAGGCGGCGTGGAACCACTACGGCTCCATCATCCTGCCGCACGTGGGCGCGGGGGCCGACGAGAAGCTGGTGTGCGGCATGGCGCTGGGCTGGCCCGACGCCGCGGCGCCGGTCAACGGCTTCGAGACGCCGCGCGAGGGCGTCGAAGGCTTCACGCGCTGGCTCGATTGAGCCCGCGGCCGGGCGCTACACTGGGCCACGACACCCAGACCGATGAGAGACAAGCCCGCCATGATCATTGAAAGCCTGCTCGACACCGACCTGTACAAGTTCACCATGATGCAGGCCGTGCTGCATCAGTTTCCGGGCGCCGAGGTCGAGTACAAGTTCAAGTGCCGCACGCCCGGCGTGCAGCTGACGCCCTACATTCACGAGATCCACGACGAGCTGCGCTCGCTGTGCAGCCTGCGCTTTGCCGAGGACGAGCTGGCCTACATGCGCGGCATGCGCTTCATCAAGAGCGACTTCATCGACTTCCTGGGCCTGTTTCGCCTGAGCGAAAAGCACATCACGCTGACGCCGCAGGACAACGGCGAGATCGACATCCGCGTGCGCGGGCCGTGGCTGCACACCATCCTGTTCGAGATCCCGGTGCTGGCCATCATCAGCGAGGTCTACTTCCGCAACACGCAGCCCAGGCTGGACCTGGCCGAGGGCCGCCGCCGCCTGGCGGCCAAGATCGAGCTGATGAAGGCGCCGGGCCTGGAGCAGCTGAAGATCGCCGACTACGGCACGCGCCGGCGCTTTTCGCGCGTCTGGCAGCGCGAGGTGCTGCAGACCCTGCAGCAGCGCCTGGGCACCGGCGACGCGGGCCAGCTCACCGGCACCAGCAACGTGCTGTTCGCCAAGGAGCTGGGCCTGCGCCCCATGGGCACCATGGCGCACGAATACCTGCAGGCCTGCCAGGCGCTGGGCCCGCGCCTGCGCGACACGCAGGTGTTCGGCTTCGAGAAGTGGGCGCAGGAGTACCGGGGCGACCTGGGGATCGCGCTGTCCGACGTGTACGGCATGAACGCCTTCCTGCGCGACTTCGACATGTACTTCTGCAAGCT from Burkholderiaceae bacterium includes these protein-coding regions:
- the pncB gene encoding nicotinate phosphoribosyltransferase, which encodes MIIESLLDTDLYKFTMMQAVLHQFPGAEVEYKFKCRTPGVQLTPYIHEIHDELRSLCSLRFAEDELAYMRGMRFIKSDFIDFLGLFRLSEKHITLTPQDNGEIDIRVRGPWLHTILFEIPVLAIISEVYFRNTQPRLDLAEGRRRLAAKIELMKAPGLEQLKIADYGTRRRFSRVWQREVLQTLQQRLGTGDAGQLTGTSNVLFAKELGLRPMGTMAHEYLQACQALGPRLRDTQVFGFEKWAQEYRGDLGIALSDVYGMNAFLRDFDMYFCKLFDGARHDSGDPFLWGERMIEHYKANRCDPRTKTLIFSDGLTIPRCIELFERFHGRVQVAFGVGTNLTNDVGPNALQLVLKMVQCNGQPVAKISDTPGKTMVEDEGYLSYLRQVFDLPAPPTPGSGPVIRTAPVML
- a CDS encoding nitroreductase, with product MSQLHAPIADPASVDAAIENRFCVRAFAPTPVPRATVADILRVAARAPSGTNAQPWQVYVLQGASRDALVDKVCAAYDAGYADPQVAARYREEYDYYPSQWIEPYLGRRRQNGWSLYGLLGIAKGDKDRMHAQHRRNFRFFDAPVGLIFTIHRAMGVGSLLDYGMFMQNIMVAARARGLHTCPQAAWNHYGSIILPHVGAGADEKLVCGMALGWPDAAAPVNGFETPREGVEGFTRWLD